tggaagatgCTCGattgttatctctatgttgagctgtatttcttttcgtggcttgttttgtctctgttctaattgttgttgttctgtcaattctatgttatttcttactgttgcacttatttatactgttttattccacactgttaacccttatattgtatttaacctcagtagggccctgaccttcctcgtcactacccgattgagattaggcttggcacttactgaataccgttgtggtgtactcatgccccttctgcacatgtttttcatgtgcagttccaggtacttctactcaggcctaccatccttgagggaggcgactacttagagaaGTCGAGGTACATttgccgtgtccgcagaccgaggagtccctttctattcttgccttttagtatttagcccttctgtacattctgttcttattagacaaattccggagttagagctatgtattatttctttttcttagcttgtgattcgtgggtttccgggtcttggatttggatattggttttgagattcaTATATGGTgcatgccgagcggcacatttaaacactaatTTTGCCTTATTTctgcttttaaattattttacttctACAAGTTTTGgctatcttccgcaatttaggcttacctagtcgtagagactaggtgccatcaggatagttcacggagggcgtaCTGGGGTGGTGACAATAGGTGGATCGGATGAGCAAAGAGTGGATGAAAGAGGCAAAAATATTGCTTAGAATTATGGGATTATTCTAAAAATATTAGTGTATTAAGATATTTTAGGAatcttttattttggattttcatTACTTTGAGAGCTTATGCATGCTTTTGAATTGTTAGACAATAGTATAAAGTTTATTTTTATGGAAAGTCTAAATAAATTGTTGCAATAGCTTCAGCAAATTGTTTGCAAGCCTTCATGAATCGTTGTGGTGACTCCTAATAACTATTGCAATAACTCCTAATAACTGTTGCAGCAGCTCCTAATAACTGTTGCAATAGCCTCTAATAACCGTCAAGTGAACTACTAATAACCGTCGCAATATATCATTTAAACCGCTGCTATAGCAGAAAATACCGTTCCCTAAAATATTATTGAGACGATTTCGAACCGTCCCATTTGACTAAGTAACTGTTACAATAGATTGACCTATTGCAAGGATTCCAAAACTGTTACCATACATGGACCTATTGCAACAACTATGCAACCGTTGCGATAGAGCTATTGCCACGCAACCGGATGTGACGGTCCCTAAACCGTTGCAATAAGTCTATGGTAACGGTTTGCGTATCTATTGTAATGGTTTTGCCACTGTTGCTATAGATCAATTTTTTAGTAGAATTTCTCCGTCATTTGATAgtgtagttcattataaaaatgagaattttgtataaaatttatttatgttcaggactatggcttccgataatataatgaatgttattgataatGGTACTGTTGGGTATTTGTGATCGTTTTTAGAACTTGTGGTTATAAGTAATGtttcatatttttcaaaaataaatttaagaaatatattttgaaaactgatccaaacacattttcatcttcaaaccaaattttacccaaatcagatttttcaaaacaaatttgggaaTCTATGGTCAAACGCTAGCGAAATATACAATTTTTTCGTGAGGATGCGCAAATCTGCAACAGGAAGTCTGTCAAATTTAGAGCTACTGTCAAGACAAGAAATTACCTAAGAACTCAACGAAAGATCATGCCGCAACTTTTAGATATAATGTAGCCTTTGAAGTACAAGTTTTGGAACTGCAAACAGATAATATTTTTCTCACTTCTGCGTtgagacaaaaaaaaaaattctacgaCAAAGATGCAAAgctgaaaaaatgaagaagaagaagaaaaagtccAAGCAGTAGCTAGAGTGCGTGATAACCTCTATGACGTCTAGTGTCTAGCATCATGAATTATCAGCATCAGTAGCTTTGAACGCAATATGGACATCTTCAAGTAGCTAATTTGTCCGCGATTCTTTGCCTACACTTTCGACTCATCGAGTTGTCTGCACAGTGAGAAGAGTTAGGAGGTAGATTCTTGCTTCAAGTTCAATATTGCATCGTCAAAAATGCGGCAAAATTTGATTCAAcgctttcttttctttctcgCTGAAGTTGCAAAAGGACTAGGACTATTCCAAGTGTTAGTCTAGCCAAGCCGCAAGGATGAGATACTCAAGGCTGCCAAAGGGGAAGTGTCTCTCGTTGAGGAAATGGCGCTTTATCTAGTCCTTCTGCGCCAACCTACAAGAAGATAAGGTTCTATGTACTGATCTCGTGAAAATGAATGAACTTTCCATGTATGTCATCGCCAAGTTGCAAGAAGGTGCACGTTCCATGTAGAAGATAGAATGATTGATGCTCCACGCACTTCCTTACCAAAGAGAATAGAATGATGCGACAAGTTTCGTAAAATTCGGACGTACGGATGCTCCAAGTAGTTCTTCACCGAGCTACATTAATGGATGAACTGTGCGGATCTTTCTTTCATACGAGGATTTCGCTTGTTCTTCAAGATACAAATATGACATCACCCGAGGTATCAATGGAAGATACAAATGCTCCAAGTAATTTCGCTTCTTCTTTCATACGAGGTCTTCTTGGTCTGATATAGAGACAATTTGAGGTCCCTCACAAACTTgtaaaagaaaaaggagagacGGTGCCCGGCAGTGCAATACAGTTTGGGCCTAAAGTCAAACTGTAATTAGGGGCTTAAGTTCCTCTAAAAAAAATTAtacatattttatttaaaggctatttttctagctttttgagttgcaaagttattaataatttttttataatctgTTTCCTCTGACAATTCTTTTTCAATTGATAAAATGGCTAATCCATTTAATCTCTCTTGAGACATAGTTGATCTtagataagattttatcaattttaattttggaaaactTCTTTCCGTAGAGGCAACTGTTAAAACTGTtaacattattctataagcaatatatgcatttggaaaagaatcaagttttttttatttgattgagtATGTCGACTAGAGTATTATCTTCTACTTGTACTATTCTCTCAATacttttaattcagaaaataaGTCTAGACCGTCAATATCAGAGTGACTACTATGTCTTAAAGACATTTCAAGGTTAAGGCAATAATTTTTCAAATTCTCATCATCTAATGACTTTAATTTTTTACCACTAAACAATAAACCAAAAATACGTTCATACgcttcgaattgttcaaatctattttgaagcgAAAGAATAGCTTGCTCTACTATATATAAAAGTAATCTACCCTAAAAGATTTTTCAAGAGACTTTGTGGTTTCATTATCAACATTCTCATCAAATTGTTTTTTTCTATAGATTACACGTTTTTTACGAAATTCAGGTTCTATATTCATCTCAGATGCAATTTCCTTAGCAGAAATCATAGCAGTTGTGAACCCTTCTTCtctatatttttgaaaaaaagaaacaaGGCCTCTTAGTTGATCTATGGCTACATCAACATGCATATCGTTTGATTGCAAACTTTTACTAACTGAATTAACAGCAAACAACATATCATACCAAATAGTCATACCCAATAAAAACTCAAAATTTTGAAGCTCGTATGTCGCTAAACAATTAGCTTCACTTTTAGTTTTTGGATCCTCACTAGCTTCTGCTTATTTTAATAAAGCATCTCTTATTTGTGGAGTTTGAAATCTTATCGCTTTGATACTTTCAATACGACTTTCCCAACGTGTTTGTGACAATGATTTAAGAGTTAGGTTGGGTATACTATCTTTTAAAACTTTCCATCGCTtagtggaagaagaaaaaaagtgaGTATATACGGTGTAGCACTCCAAAAAATGATATAGCTTTTGTACAAGAATTAGCCATATTACAAAGTACCAAATTTAAATTGTGACAACCACATGGTGTATAGAATGATCTAGGATTTATATCGAGAAATCTTTTTTGCACTCCTTGGTGTTTACCCTTCATATTGGATCCGTTATCATATCCTTGTCCTCTTaaattatcaatatcaagtcCAATATTTTCTATCTCATTCATAATAACTTCAAAAAGACCTTTTCCACTTGTATCATCCACTTTTAAAAATTCTAAAAAGTATTCAGTAATTTTTATTGGAGTTGCTGAAATATCAACACTCCGCAATATAAAAGACATTTGTTCTTGATGACTTATATCTGGAGTGCAATCAAGTATGATTGAGAAATACtttgtttctttgattttttgaataattttatttctaatttcacTTGCTAACAAATTTATCAATTCATTTTGTATATTATGTCCAAGGTAATGATTATGAATTTCATCATGCTTAATTCGTCGAACATGTTCTTGCATGATCGGATCAAATTCCGCAATCATTTCAATCAGACTTAAAAAAATTTCATTGTTTTCTTGGTATATCTTTTCATTTTTCCCCCTAAATGCCAAATTATTTTTTCCAAGTGTTTTTATCACAGCAATTATTCTTGTCAATACATTTTTCCAGTGCTCTCTATCTCTACTAATTTGTTCTTGAACATCTTTATctattgttttatttttgtgCAATCTTGTTTCTAAATCAATTCATGCACTCATGTTAATAATATGCTCATTCGTAGTTTCATGAGCTTTTAGTTTAGTACTAAGGTTTCTCCAATCTCTAGTTCCTTCACTAGCTAATTTACTGCTACAAGCACTAGAAGTTGTAGTAAATAACTTACAAGTTTTGAGCATATTCAGCCTCAAAGTTGGATAGACCTTAAGGCCCCACTTTTTAGTAGTTTtaggtttatgtatttattttccttttagaAAATTAAGTACTTAATGTAAAAAGCTATAATTTTGCCGGTGGAAAGGAAAAGTAACGTTTACTTTTATCATTATTGCATATTGGAGATATGAATCATTACTTTTACTGTTTTGCCTTTTTGGgtgtgacttcttcttttttatatttatttacaaCTACAAAGCTGAAACTTTACTTGCCTTCTTCGGTTCTTCTTTTCTACATTAACTTCTAAAAAGCTTTATGATATTTTTTACTTCTTCCTGTCAAAAGAACTACAAGAATTTTGTGATCATTCTTTGTGGAATAAAATACAAAGTTGGTAAGTACGAATTTTTTTTCAATGataaattttttctttcttttcaagcaGTTTTTTTCTACATATTGTACTTGGAACTGATTTTGGTAGTCATTAGTCAATTAAGAGAggattgaaaaaaataaaattttataataTGTATTGATTTtttattacttaaaattttacaatATGATATGACTGCAATCTCATAAGACTCATATTCACAATGAAATTTTCTACTGCTTATTATAATTTAGAGTTGAAATTTTAATTCGGTTTAGAAATCTACTTTGATGGCAAGAGTCGGTCGAAGAGTATTGTATATTTTTTCGATTGAAGAGGACTGAATATATAAAATCGTGTAAAAAAATTTTCCAGGTTTTCAAGCACAAAAGCATTAAAAAGTTTTTTGGGGATCAACTTATCAATTGAATTAGATTCTATTGTTCTAACCTTTTGCTATTTTTTAATCTAAATTttgtcattttttatatttttacttcatAGATATACTGTAGTTTTTGTTGTTTACTAGAGTAAAATATGTCTACTAGAAAATATGAATTCGGTTATgcaaaacttcaaaaaaaaaaaagaagaagaatttaAGCTTTAATACAATCCCATAAAGGAGCACTTGATAAATTTTTATCAAGTAATAAAAATTTTAAACTAGAAAATATGGGAGAATGTTCTTTGAATGAACAAGTTACTAATCTAGTTGATTTAGATGATAATAAAATCCAATAAAAAGAAGAAGTTCGTGAGAAATCTGACATAGATTCTCGAAAAAATCATGAACTTTTAAATGAATTGAATACTTGCACTCCTAAAAATATATATGATGCAGATGGACTGATGTAGATACAAAGTTGAGAGATCTATTAGTAGAAAAAAGACAAATTAGAATTACAGAAATAGATTTTCCCAAGGATAAATTCCTAAGACATTTTTCTGCTACACATTATATCCAAAAGTTGGCAAACGGGGAAAGACATGTAAGGAGATGGTTAATTTATTCAAAATACTTGGataaagtattttatttttgttgcaAGTTATTTATTATAACTTCTAGTGCTTGTAGCAGTAAATTAGCTAGTGAAGGAACTAGAGATTGGAGAAACCTTAGTATTAAACTCAAAGCTCATGAAACTACGAATGAGCATATTATTAATATGAGTGCATGGATTGATTTAGAAACGAGAAtgcacaaaaataaaataatagataAAGATGTTCAAGAATAAATTAGTAGAGATAGAGAGCACTGGAAAAATGTATTGACAAAAATAATTGTTGTGATAAAAACACTTGAAAAAAATAATTTGGCATTTAGGgggaaaaaatgaaaagataTACCAAGAAAACAATGGAAATTTTTTAAGTCTGATTGAAATGATTGCAGAATTTGATCCGATCATGCAAGAACATGTTCGGCCAATTAAGCATGATGAAATTCATAATCATTATCTAGGACATAATATACAAAATGAATTGATGAATTTGTTAGCAAGTGATATTAGAAATAAAATTATTcaaaaaatcaaagaaacaaaGTATTTCTCAATCATACTTGATTGCACTCCACATATAGGTCATCAAGAACAAATGTCTTTTATATTGCGGAGTATTGATATTTCAGCAACTCCAATAAAAATTATTGAATACTTTTTAGAATTTTTAAAAGTGAATGATACAAGTGGACAAGGTCTTTTTGAAGTTATTATGAATGAGATAGAAAATATTGgacttgatattgataatttAAGAGGACAAGAATATGATAACGGATCCAATATGAAGGCTAAACACCAAGGAGTGCAAAAAAGATTTCTCGTTATAAATCCTAGATCATTCTATACACCATGTAGTTGTCACAATTTAAATTTGGTACTTTGTGATATGACTAATTCTTGTACAAAAACTATATCATTTTTTGAAGTGCTACCCCGTATATACTcacttttttcttcttccactAAGCGATGGAAAGTTTTAAAAGATAGTATAGCCAACCTAACTTTTAAATCATTGTCACAAACACGTTGGGAAAGTCGTATTGAAAGTATCAAAGCGATAAGATTTCAAACTCCACAAATAAGAGATGCTTTATTAAAGTTAGCAGAAGCTAGTGAGGATCCAAAAACTAAAAGTGAAGCTAATTGTTTAGCGACATACGAGCTTCAAAATTTTGAGTTTTTTTTGGGTATGACTATTTGGTATGATATGTTGTTTGCTGTTAATTCAGTTAGTAAAAGTTTGCAATCAAAAGATATGCATATTGATGTAGCCATAGATCAACTAAGAGGCCTTAtttcttattttaaaaaatatagagAAGAAGGGTTCACAACTGCTATGATTTCTGCTAAGGAAATTGTATCTGAGATAAATATAGAACATGAATTTCGTAAAAAAACGTGTAATCTATAGAAAAAAATAATTAGATGAGAATGTTGATAAGGAAACCACAAAGTCTCTTGAAGaatattttgagttgattacttttTATATATAGTAGACCAATCCATTCTTTCACTTCAAAATATTGAACAATTCGAAGCGTATGAAcgtatttttgattttttgtttagtgGTAAAAAATTAAAGTCATTAGATGATgagaatttgaaaaaatattgccttaaCCTTGAAATGTCTTTAAGACATAATAGTCACTCTGATATTGACGGTCTAGACttattttctgaattaaaaaTATTGAGAGAAATAGTACAAGTAGAAGATAATACTCTAGTCGACATATTCAACAAATAAAAAGACTTGATTCTTTTCCAAATGCctatattgcttatagaataatgatAGCAGTTCTTGTAACAGTTGCCTCTGCAGAAAgaagtttttcaaaattaaaattgataaaatcttatctaAGATCAACTATGTCTCAAGAGAGATTAAATGAATTAGCCATTTTATCAATTGAAAAAGAATTGTTAGAGGAAAtagattataaaaaaaatattaataacttTGCAACTCAAAAAGCTAGAAAAATAGCCTTTAAATAAATATGTATAATTTTTCTTAGAGGAACTTAAGGCCTCCAATTACAGTTTGGCTTTAGGTCCCAAACTATGTTGAGCCGCCTCTGCTAGGAACAATACAACCAACTATATACACCTCTTAACTAACAATTAGTTACTAACTAACTAAAATAACTCTAACACCCCTAACTTCTTACTTTGTACATTTAGGTCCACATATCTTATACACTTAACTACATATTCCAATACTCCCTCTCAAACTGAAGGGTGTAAAATGTTTAACACACCAAGCTTGCTAAGTAGAAACTGATGCTGAGGTGATGCCAATCCTTTAGTGAGAATGTTTGATTGTTGATGTTGTGTAGATACATATTGTGTTTGTAGGATCCCTTGCTTGAGCTTCTCCCTGATGAAATGGCAATCTATTTCAATATGCTTTGTTCGTTCATGAAAGATAGAATTAACAGCTATTTGAATTGCTGCCTTACTATGTGAGAATAAGAGAACTAGTTGGTGAATTGGTGTCCCTAGTTCTGCAAACAGTCCCTTCAGCCACACAATCTCAGCTATTGTAGATGCCATGCTTCTGTATTCAGCTTCAAAACTGCTGCGAGAgactgtatgttgtttctttgACCTCCAAGAGATTAAAGTATCTCCAAACTTAACAAGGTAACCACTGACTGACCTTCGACTCCTTGGGCATGTTGCCCAGTCTGAgtcacagaatccaaccaaagcATCTGCTTGTTGTCTTCGCATGATCACTCCCATTCCTAGATCCTATTTGAGATACCTCACCACACGAGTAGCATCATCCATGTGATATTTTTTGGAGCTTGCATGAACTTACTTAAGACTTGTACTGCATAGCTAATGTCTGGCATAGTGACTGTGAGATACAAGAGTTTTCCAATCAATTTTTGGTAACTTGTGAAATCTATCAAAGGGTCAAGACCTTGACTCCAAATCTCCTTATCATACTCAACATAAGTTAGTTTCTGATTGAGTTCTAGAGGTGTAACAGCAGGTTTAGCACCACTTAACCCCATTTCTGAAATGAGTTCTAGAGtatattttctttgattgagAAGAATCCCATTATGAGACCTCAAGACTTCAATCCCAAGAAAGTATCTTAACTCGCCTAAATTCTTCACCTTAAATTTCTGATGCAATACTGATTTGGCTTCATTAATGAGCTCGACGCTACTTACTGTTAGTAATAGATCATTCACATAGATTAGGGTGATCACTATCTCCTTTCCAGACCTTTTAGTGAATAAGGAGTGTCATAGGCACTCTGACTGAAGCCTGCACTAAGTAAGGCTTCTGTGAGCTTAAGATTCCACTACCTTGATGCTTATTTAAGTCTATAGAGAGACTTCAATAGCTTGCAAACCTTGTTCTCCCCCTGTCTTTGAAAACCTTGTGGTAGGTCCATGTAAACTTCCTCATCTAGGTCTTTTTGCAGGAAAGTATTAAAGACATCCATTTGATAGAGAGACCAATCTTTGGAGGTAGCTAATGTAATGAATGATCGTACTGTCACCATCTTTGCAACAGGCGAAAAGGTCTCATGATAATCTAGCCCTTATTGTTGATTATATCCTTTGGTAACAAGTCGAGCTTTAAACCTCTCCACCTCTCCATTGGTTTTGTAATTGATTTTGTAGACCCATTTTGATCCTAAAAAAGATTTCCTAGGTGGCAGGTCCACCACAACCCAGGTCTTGTTATCCCCTAAAGCTTCAATATTTTATTTCATGGCTTGTATCCATCTGTCATCTTTCATTGCTTCCCTGAAACTTTGTGGTTCTGTGATTGTTGAGAAATCCATGATGTATCCTGTATTTCTGTGTGGTATTGTCATAAGATAGGAAGTTTTATATTAGATAATGACATTGGGAATTCTTCTTTCCACCAACTAGATAATCCTGCATCCAAATAGGAGGGATCTTTGTTCTTGTTGACTGCCTAATAGGAGGAGGAGCTGTAGGTGCCATGGAAAGTTCAGCTGGGACTACTTCAGTTGCTATCTGTAATTCTGTATTTCCTAGTGAATCTGCATGATCAACTATATTAGGATCAGCTACATCTATGGTATAAGCTTGTTCTTCTACATCACCACTGTTGTTATCTGCATTATGAACTGCATCTGAACTTGTGTGATTGAATTTCATGCTTGTTGAATCTGAGGGTTCTGCATCCATGGTGATCATCTCCTCCATTTTCATTATTCCAaagacatcatctatgtgacttgggAATTGATTAGTGGGCACAGATTTTTGGTGCTATGAAATAAGAAAAGGAAATGTTGATTCCCTGAATATGATATCCCTGCTCACAAAAAAAGAGTTATTCTTTCTGTCAAACAGTCTATATCCCTTTTGAGTAGTGGAATACCCTATTAGAACAGCTTCCTTGGCACTAGGGCCAAATTTGTCCTCTTTGACCACATTTGTAGCATAACACAAACATTCAAAGGTTCTCAAATGTGTTAGTGAGGGTTGTCTGCCATGTAGTAAGTCAAATGGACTCTTACCACCTAATACTCTAGTAAGCAGTTTGTTTATAAGATAAATAGCTGTTTGCACAATTCTCCCCAAAATTTACTTGGTATTCCAGCCTGAAACTTCAGTGCTCTTGCTGTATCTAAGATGTGCCTGTGTTTTCTTTCagccactccattttgttgtggagtgtgCACACAACTACTTTGGTGAATTACTCCATGATTTTGCAAGAAAGCATTCCATTGATAATTAAAAAATTCCTTACCATTGTCTGTCCTAACTGTCTTAACAcaaacaccaaattgattttgtaCCATACAAAAGAACTATTTGAGAAATATGATTGTTTCACTTTTCAACTGCATGAGAAAAATCCAGGTTACTCTAGTGAAATCATCAACAACTGTAAGAAAGTAATActtattatcatgagtagctaccTTATAAAGTCCTCATACATCCAAGTGAACAAGCTGAAAAGGTTCAGTACATAGGTGCTCACTAGTAGGAAAGTTTAACCTATGTTGCTTAGTCAATTGACAAACAGAACATTTATTGTGTATTGCACTGTCTACTTTATTATGCAAAAAAGAAATATGTTGCATTACTGGTAATGAAGGATGTCCTAAACTTCTGTGCCAAAGTTCTCATGTATCTTTGTTCCTTTCCACTGAACTGATATGAGCACCTATTTGTTCTGTTCTTCTTCCGCCTATCAGATAAAGGCCACCAGTTTCCTTACCAATTTCCTTCACCCTGCCACTATAAAGGTCCTGAAATACACATATTTTAGGTAGGAATAGAGCACCACATTGTAAGTCCCTGGTTAACTTTGAAATTGACATCAAGTTAAACTTAAAGTCAGGAACATACAACACATTTTCCAGTTTAGTATCTGCTGAAATCTATGTACTACCAATATGTGTAACATTAGTAATGTCTCTATTTGGTGGTCTCACCTTTTCCCTTTTATAACTATCTACATTATTGACATCTTATAGTAATTCTAGTGAGGATGCTATGTGATGTGTGGCCCCTGAGTCCACTATTCAATTGTCATTA
This genomic stretch from Nicotiana sylvestris chromosome 9, ASM39365v2, whole genome shotgun sequence harbors:
- the LOC138878043 gene encoding uncharacterized protein — protein: MVQNQFGVCVKTVRTDNGKEFFNYQWNAFLQNHGVIHQSSCVHTPQQNGVAERKHRHILDTARALKFQAGIPKDKFGPSAKEAVLIGYSTTQKGYRLFDRKNNSFFHQKSVPTNQFPSHIDDVFGIMKMEEMITMDAEPSDSTSMKFNHTSSDAVHNADNNSGDVEEQAYTIDVADPNIVDHADSLGNTELQIATEVVPAELSMAPTAPPPIRQSTRTKIPPIWMQDYLVGGKKNSQCHYLI